From the genome of Amia ocellicauda isolate fAmiCal2 chromosome 14, fAmiCal2.hap1, whole genome shotgun sequence, one region includes:
- the LOC136767314 gene encoding coiled-coil domain-containing protein 42-like, translated as MCDNLTEYFKSHYEENLREAETLSSTGDKFLVPATRMLGKREEAAMVQQALKAQREEFKLTLVKLQVRRDKLREKEVQMKESWKKYDQLFKDNEMKRMQALRKATQERELIIHNSAELANLQAATVALGQQREQLEKRNLSKARYLHYLESVVKASEQFQEVRQVMSRYDTLVLTQEDLLRTAQENQERMDRDRAQLARFREHGHDSILQHNNKLAQLQTTLDAARTNTLHWESRWAHIQNTAAKKTLLLGTIKMATLNLYQTVCKRPRDSADGPIALEDTTKQLELIQNFLIDLISVWEEVSKPDSQPGITTHR; from the exons ATGTGCGACAACCTGACAGAGTACTTCAAATCTCACTATGAAGAGAACCTCCGAGAGGC TGAGACATTGTCTTCCACTGGGGACAAGTTTCTGGTTCCCGCCACTCGAATGCTGGGGAAGAGAGAGGAAGCGGCAATGGTCCAGCAGGCACTGAAGGCCCAGAGGGAG gagTTCAAGCTGACTCTGGTCAAACTCCAAGTCCGAAGGGATaaactgagagagaaagaggtccAGATGAAAGAATCCTGGAAGAAGTATGATCAGCTCTTCAAG GACAATGAGATGAAGAGGATGCAGGCTCTCAGGAAGGCCACCCAGGAGCGGGAGCTGATCATTCACAACTCAGCGGAGCTGGCCAACCTGCAGGCAGCCACGGTGGCACTGGGGCAGCAGAGGGAGCAGCTGGAGAAGCGTAACCTTAGCAAAGCTAGATACCTGCATTACCTGGAGAGCGTGGTGAAGGCCTCTGAGCAG TTCCAGGAGGTGCGCCAGGTGATGTCCCGCTACGACACACTGGTTCTGACCCAGGAAGACTTGCTGCGCACGGCCCAGGAGAACCAGGAGAGAATGGATCGAGACCGGGCTCAACTGGCCCGCTTCAGGGAGCATGGCCACGACAGCATCCTGCAGCACAACAACAAGCTGGCACAGCTACAGACCACCCTGGATGCTGCCCGCACCAACACACTGCATTGG GAGTCCAGATGGGCTCACATACAGAACACAGCCGCCAAGAAGACCCTGTTACTGGGCACTATAAAGATGGCCACCCTCAACCTCTACCAGACAGTGTGTAAGAGGCCAAGAGACTCAGCAGACGGGCCTATTGCCCTGGAGGACACAACCAAACAGCTGGAGCTG ATCCAGAATTTCCTGATTGATTTGATCTCCGTTTGGGAAGAAGTCAGTAAACCTGACAGTCAGCCTGGCATCACTACTCACAGATAA